The following proteins are co-located in the Brevibacillus laterosporus DSM 25 genome:
- a CDS encoding Na/Pi cotransporter family protein gives MLYHILLPFFMGLSFFLLGLYAMRIGFNQLAGQRMELIITRFTRSTTHSFFSGLFSTFVLQSSTAVTVLTIGLTQAGIIGFSQTIGIILGTNVGSTITTELIALHLEDFAVPMLLIGVAMWLQPKRKSKAIGLIVGGFGLIFLGIDTMQVIAKPLENSQTFRTLFLESKHSLWIGLLTGTVFSALVHSSAATTAITMTLISYGVFSMDTAISIVLGGNIGTCITAIIASIGTNTASKQVAWCHTLFNVVGGLVFLPFVSMLAYLAGLLTTNPSMQIAHAQTIFNLLCSVIALPFAPSIAKGIQWLIPEHK, from the coding sequence ATGTTATATCACATCTTGTTGCCGTTTTTCATGGGACTCAGTTTCTTTTTGCTTGGACTGTACGCTATGCGAATCGGCTTTAATCAATTAGCAGGACAGCGAATGGAACTGATTATAACACGTTTTACCCGCTCAACGACACATAGTTTTTTTTCAGGTCTTTTTTCTACCTTTGTTCTACAAAGCTCCACGGCTGTTACGGTCTTAACAATCGGTCTCACGCAGGCAGGCATTATTGGCTTCTCACAGACCATTGGAATTATTTTAGGTACCAATGTAGGTTCTACTATTACAACAGAATTGATTGCTCTACATCTTGAGGATTTTGCTGTTCCTATGCTATTGATCGGAGTGGCTATGTGGCTACAGCCTAAGCGTAAATCAAAAGCAATAGGATTAATTGTTGGCGGGTTTGGCCTCATTTTTCTAGGCATTGATACGATGCAAGTCATTGCTAAGCCATTAGAAAACTCACAAACGTTCCGGACCTTGTTTCTTGAAAGCAAACACTCCCTTTGGATTGGTCTCTTAACTGGTACAGTCTTTTCAGCTTTGGTTCACAGCAGTGCTGCCACAACAGCCATTACCATGACATTAATATCCTACGGTGTCTTTTCTATGGACACAGCCATTTCCATTGTGCTAGGTGGTAACATCGGTACCTGTATCACCGCAATCATTGCGAGCATCGGTACAAACACTGCTTCCAAGCAAGTCGCATGGTGCCACACGCTATTTAATGTGGTCGGGGGACTTGTATTCCTACCCTTTGTTTCAATGCTAGCTTATTTAGCAGGATTACTGACAACCAATCCTTCGATGCAAATCGCTCATGCTCAAACGATTTTTAATTTGTTATGTTCCGTCATTGCTCTCCCTTTTGCTCCTAGCATAGCCAAAGGGATTCAGTGGTTAATCCCAGAACACAAATAA
- a CDS encoding class I SAM-dependent rRNA methyltransferase — protein sequence MTKVLLQRNRKKRLEAGHPWVFQSEVLEIQGDFLAGDIVEICNHQGHFLAKGYINPDSQMIVRVMSYDPKEEIDYDFFVRRFREAKEMRERFVENPRACRVIYGEADFLPGLIVDRYNDVLVMQVLSLGMDIRLDMIKMALVDVFEPTGIYLRNDVPVRELEGLEQGKGVLYGECPAEIEIEENGLKYVVDIVEGQKTGFFYDQRENRAAIAPLMTGWGEKHGIKVLPVGEDDEPIYDKKGKKRDVLAKLDEAGQPVERPVDRRGKVVKNPFWDGAEVLECFTHTGSFTLNACKHGAKKVTALDISEHAIETAKRNVGLNGYLHRVDFVVANAFDYLRENVEAGKNWDVVILDPPAFAKSRGAVKGACRGYKDINLHGMKLVRPGGYLVTASCSYHMSPDLFMETIQQAAYDAKKILRLVEWRGAGKDHPQISGADEGHYLKFAIFEVRDRK from the coding sequence GTGACGAAAGTATTATTGCAACGAAATCGTAAAAAGCGTTTGGAAGCAGGGCATCCTTGGGTGTTTCAATCCGAAGTATTGGAGATTCAGGGAGATTTCCTAGCTGGTGATATCGTAGAAATTTGTAATCATCAAGGACATTTTTTAGCAAAGGGCTACATTAATCCCGATTCTCAGATGATTGTGCGCGTGATGAGCTATGATCCAAAAGAAGAGATCGATTATGACTTTTTTGTCCGTCGTTTCCGAGAGGCAAAAGAAATGCGTGAGCGCTTTGTAGAAAATCCTAGAGCTTGTCGCGTTATTTATGGAGAGGCAGATTTTCTACCAGGTCTCATTGTTGACCGCTATAACGATGTGCTGGTGATGCAAGTACTATCACTGGGTATGGATATCCGTCTCGACATGATTAAAATGGCATTAGTAGATGTATTTGAACCAACTGGTATTTATTTACGTAACGATGTGCCTGTGCGAGAGCTGGAAGGATTGGAACAAGGAAAAGGCGTGTTATATGGAGAGTGTCCAGCTGAGATTGAGATCGAGGAAAACGGTTTGAAATATGTAGTAGATATTGTGGAAGGGCAAAAAACTGGATTCTTCTACGATCAGCGAGAAAACCGAGCTGCTATTGCTCCGTTAATGACCGGCTGGGGAGAAAAACATGGGATCAAGGTTTTACCTGTGGGCGAAGATGATGAGCCCATCTACGATAAAAAGGGTAAAAAACGTGATGTGTTAGCAAAATTGGATGAAGCAGGTCAACCAGTCGAGCGTCCAGTAGATCGACGTGGTAAAGTGGTGAAGAATCCGTTCTGGGATGGAGCAGAGGTATTGGAATGCTTTACACATACCGGTTCCTTTACCCTAAATGCTTGTAAGCATGGTGCAAAGAAGGTAACAGCACTTGATATCTCAGAACATGCTATTGAAACAGCCAAACGTAATGTAGGTCTTAATGGATATTTGCATCGAGTTGATTTTGTTGTGGCTAATGCTTTTGATTACCTTCGTGAAAATGTTGAAGCAGGTAAGAACTGGGATGTTGTCATCCTCGACCCTCCAGCCTTCGCAAAATCGCGTGGTGCGGTAAAAGGTGCTTGCCGTGGTTATAAGGATATTAATTTACACGGCATGAAACTAGTTCGTCCAGGGGGGTACTTAGTAACAGCATCATGCTCATATCATATGTCACCAGATTTATTTATGGAAACGATTCAGCAAGCTGCATATGATGCGAAAAAGATTTTACGTTTAGTAGAATGGCGTGGTGCAGGAAAGGACCATCCACAAATTAGTGGAGCGGATG